The Mastomys coucha isolate ucsf_1 unplaced genomic scaffold, UCSF_Mcou_1 pScaffold13, whole genome shotgun sequence genome has a window encoding:
- the LOC116087347 gene encoding methyl-CpG-binding domain protein 1 isoform X9 — protein sequence MAEAWQDCPALGPGWKRRVAFRKSGASCGRSDIYYQSPTGEKIRSKVELTRYLGPACDLTLFDFRQGILCHPIPKTHPLAIPSKKKKKSSKPTKTKKQQVGPQRSEVRRETPQGKNRTTTATTLASLAVSASTSAFASASASASASASASAPAPGSCENCGIQLSWDSIKRQRLRTLCKDCRAQRTAFNREQRMFKRIGCGNCTACLLKKDCGVCSTCCLQLPSDVALGLLCKCEQRRCLRIVERSRGCGVCRGCQTQEDCGHCHICLRSPRPGLKRQWRCLQRRCFWGKRDSSKRGSKVAPRRHSQAPPLPPHPASQHPEPTELHISAVAPTSPAEFIYYCVDEDELQPYTNQRQNRKCGACAACLRRMDCGHCDFCCDKPKFGGSNHKRQKCRWRQCLQFAMKRLLPSTGSGSAEGAGLPPHHNRKRPASAGQLRLNSPLKAVVTTPPGPVQGSRKRQLGTGSVQPQPDTDLVVLQEDTSSLMQVPGTAASSTEVPVHEAQCSASSWVVTLPQVKQEKADAPEEWTAVTTFLTSSTLQSGFAGKAADPDLPPVKQEPPGPEENGEENKDYVSESAPAEEIGGAGTPVITEIFSLGGTRLRDAEAWLPRSKDLKKPETKMQ from the exons CCCTACAGGAGAAAAGATCCGAAGCAAAGTTGAGCTGACTCGATACCTGGGCCCTGCATGCGACCTTACCCTGTTTGACTTCAGACAAGGCATCTTATGCCATCCCATTCCCAAG acCCATCCCTTGGCTATTCccagcaagaagaaaaagaaatcttctaAACCAACCAAGACTAAGAAACAACAAGTAGGGCCACAGAGAAGTGAGGTCAGGAGAGAGACTCCACAGGGCAAAAATAGGACCACTACTGCCACAACTTTAGCTTCATTAGCTGTGTCTGCGTCGACCTCTGCTTTTGCGTCTGCATCTGCGTCTGCGTCTGCGTCTGCGTCTGCATCTGCACCTGCACCTGG GAGCTGTGAGAATTGTGGAATCCAGTTGTCATGGGATAGTATCAAAAGGCAGAGACTCAGGACATTGTGCAAAGACTGCCGAG cACAGAGAACTGCCTTCAACCGAGAACAGAGAATGTTTAAG CGAATTGGCTGTGGGAACTGCACAGCTTGCTTGCTGAAGAAAGACTGCGGGGTCTGCTCCACCTGTTGCCTGCAGCTGCCCAGTGATGTGGCCCTGGGGCTTCTCTGCAAGTGTGAGCAAAGACGCTGCCTACGGATTGTGGAGAGG AGCCGAGGGTGTGGCGTGTGTCGGGGTTGTCAGACCCAAGAGGACTGTGGCCATTGCCACATCTGCCTTCGCTCTCCCCGCCCTGGTCTCAAGCGCCAGTGGAGGTGTTTGCAACGGCGCTGTTTTTGG GGCAAACGTGATTCTAGTAAGAGAGGCTCCAAAGTAGCTCCTCGGCGTCACTCCCAAGCCCCGCCACTTCCTCCACATCCtgcatcccagcacccagagccCACAGAGCTG CACATCAGCGCCGTAGCACCCACCTCACCTGCTGAGTTCATCTATTACTGTGTAGACGAGGACGAGCTA CAGCCCTACACGAACCAGCGGCAGAACCGCAAGTGTGGGGCCTGTGCAGCCTGCCTACGGCGGATGGACTGTGGCCACTGCGACTTCTGCTGTGACAAGCCCAAATTCGGGGGCAGCAACCACAAGCGCCAGAAGTGTCGTTGGCGCCAGTGCCTGCAGTTTGCCATG AAGCGCCTGCTGCCCAGTACTGGGTCAGGGTCTGCGGAGGGAGCAGGATTGCCTCCACATCATAATCGAAAGAGGCCTGCTTCTGCTGGACAACTCCGACTGAACTCTCCCTTAAAGGCTGTGGTCACAACTCCCCCAGGCCCTGTCCAAGGTTCAAGAAAGAGGCAGTTGGGTACAGGCTCTGTACAGCCCCAACCTGACACAGACCTTGTGGTTTTACAAGAGGATACCAGCAGTCTCATGCAGGTGCCTGGCACTGCTGCATCTTCCACAGAAGTCCCAGTGCAC GAGGCCCAGTGCTCTGCCTCCAGTTGGGTTGTGACCTTACCCCAGGTGAAGCAAGAGAAGGCGGATGCCCCAGAGGAGTGGACAGCAGTCACCACCTTCCTGACTTCTTCCACGTTGCAGTCTGGCTTCGCTGGCAAG GCGGCAGACCCAGACCTTCCACCTGTGAAACAAGAGCCCCCTGGCCCtgaggagaatggagaagagaacaaagattatGTCTCTGAATCAGCTCCAGCAGAGGAGATAGGAGGAGCTGGCACACCAGTG ATCACGGAGATTTTCAGCCTGGGTGGAACCCGCCTCCGAGATGCAGAAGCCTGGTTGCCAAG ATCCAAGGACCTTAAAAAACCTGAAACTAAAATGCAGTAG
- the LOC116087347 gene encoding methyl-CpG-binding domain protein 1 isoform X10, with amino-acid sequence MAEAWQDCPALGPGWKRRVAFRKSGASCGRSDIYYQSPTGEKIRSKVELTRYLGPACDLTLFDFRQGILCHPIPKTHPLAIPSKKKKKSSKPTKTKKQQVGPQRSEVRRETPQGKNRTTTATTLASLAVSASTSAFASASASASASASASAPAPGSCENCGIQLSWDSIKRQRLRTLCKDCRAQRTAFNREQRMFKRIGCGNCTACLLKKDCGVCSTCCLQLPSDVALGLLCKCEQRRCLRIVERSRGCGVCRGCQTQEDCGHCHICLRSPRPGLKRQWRCLQRRCFWGKRDSSKRGSKVAPRRHSQAPPLPPHPASQHPEPTELHISAVAPTSPAEFIYYCVDEDELKRLLPSTGSGSAEGAGLPPHHNRKRPASAGQLRLNSPLKAVVTTPPGPVQGSRKRQLGTGSVQPQPDTDLVVLQEDTSSLMQVPGTAASSTEVPVHEAQCSASSWVVTLPQVKQEKADAPEEWTAVTTFLTSSTLQSGFAGKAADPDLPPVKQEPPGPEENGEENKDYVSESAPAEEIGGAGTPVITEIFSLGGTRLRDAEAWLPRLHKLLAVNENEYFTELQLKEEVL; translated from the exons CCCTACAGGAGAAAAGATCCGAAGCAAAGTTGAGCTGACTCGATACCTGGGCCCTGCATGCGACCTTACCCTGTTTGACTTCAGACAAGGCATCTTATGCCATCCCATTCCCAAG acCCATCCCTTGGCTATTCccagcaagaagaaaaagaaatcttctaAACCAACCAAGACTAAGAAACAACAAGTAGGGCCACAGAGAAGTGAGGTCAGGAGAGAGACTCCACAGGGCAAAAATAGGACCACTACTGCCACAACTTTAGCTTCATTAGCTGTGTCTGCGTCGACCTCTGCTTTTGCGTCTGCATCTGCGTCTGCGTCTGCGTCTGCGTCTGCATCTGCACCTGCACCTGG GAGCTGTGAGAATTGTGGAATCCAGTTGTCATGGGATAGTATCAAAAGGCAGAGACTCAGGACATTGTGCAAAGACTGCCGAG cACAGAGAACTGCCTTCAACCGAGAACAGAGAATGTTTAAG CGAATTGGCTGTGGGAACTGCACAGCTTGCTTGCTGAAGAAAGACTGCGGGGTCTGCTCCACCTGTTGCCTGCAGCTGCCCAGTGATGTGGCCCTGGGGCTTCTCTGCAAGTGTGAGCAAAGACGCTGCCTACGGATTGTGGAGAGG AGCCGAGGGTGTGGCGTGTGTCGGGGTTGTCAGACCCAAGAGGACTGTGGCCATTGCCACATCTGCCTTCGCTCTCCCCGCCCTGGTCTCAAGCGCCAGTGGAGGTGTTTGCAACGGCGCTGTTTTTGG GGCAAACGTGATTCTAGTAAGAGAGGCTCCAAAGTAGCTCCTCGGCGTCACTCCCAAGCCCCGCCACTTCCTCCACATCCtgcatcccagcacccagagccCACAGAGCTG CACATCAGCGCCGTAGCACCCACCTCACCTGCTGAGTTCATCTATTACTGTGTAGACGAGGACGAGCTA AAGCGCCTGCTGCCCAGTACTGGGTCAGGGTCTGCGGAGGGAGCAGGATTGCCTCCACATCATAATCGAAAGAGGCCTGCTTCTGCTGGACAACTCCGACTGAACTCTCCCTTAAAGGCTGTGGTCACAACTCCCCCAGGCCCTGTCCAAGGTTCAAGAAAGAGGCAGTTGGGTACAGGCTCTGTACAGCCCCAACCTGACACAGACCTTGTGGTTTTACAAGAGGATACCAGCAGTCTCATGCAGGTGCCTGGCACTGCTGCATCTTCCACAGAAGTCCCAGTGCAC GAGGCCCAGTGCTCTGCCTCCAGTTGGGTTGTGACCTTACCCCAGGTGAAGCAAGAGAAGGCGGATGCCCCAGAGGAGTGGACAGCAGTCACCACCTTCCTGACTTCTTCCACGTTGCAGTCTGGCTTCGCTGGCAAG GCGGCAGACCCAGACCTTCCACCTGTGAAACAAGAGCCCCCTGGCCCtgaggagaatggagaagagaacaaagattatGTCTCTGAATCAGCTCCAGCAGAGGAGATAGGAGGAGCTGGCACACCAGTG ATCACGGAGATTTTCAGCCTGGGTGGAACCCGCCTCCGAGATGCAGAAGCCTGGTTGCCAAG gCTACATAAACTGTTAGCagtaaatgaaaatgagtattttacTGAGCTGCAGTTGAAAGAAGAAGTATTGTAG
- the LOC116087347 gene encoding methyl-CpG-binding domain protein 1 isoform X7, which translates to MAEAWQDCPALGPGWKRRVAFRKSGASCGRSDIYYQSPTGEKIRSKVELTRYLGPACDLTLFDFRQGILCHPIPKTHPLAIPSKKKKKSSKPTKTKKQQVGPQRSEVRRETPQGKNRTTTATTLASLAVSASTSAFASASASASASASASAPAPGSCENCGIQLSWDSIKRQRLRTLCKDCRAQRTAFNREQRMFKRIGCGNCTACLLKKDCGVCSTCCLQLPSDVALGLLCKCEQRRCLRIVERSRGCGVCRGCQTQEDCGHCHICLRSPRPGLKRQWRCLQRRCFWHVAHRFQGHPQGCQQCPPHVAVSPTGKRDSSKRGSKVAPRRHSQAPPLPPHPASQHPEPTELHISAVAPTSPAEFIYYCVDEDELQPYTNQRQNRKCGACAACLRRMDCGHCDFCCDKPKFGGSNHKRQKCRWRQCLQFAMKRLLPSTGSGSAEGAGLPPHHNRKRPASAGQLRLNSPLKAVVTTPPGPVQGSRKRQLGTGSVQPQPDTDLVVLQEDTSSLMQVPGTAASSTEVPVHEAQCSASSWVVTLPQVKQEKADAPEEWTAVTTFLTSSTLQSGFAGKAADPDLPPVKQEPPGPEENGEENKDYVSESAPAEEIGGAGTPVITEIFSLGGTRLRDAEAWLPRSKDLKKPETKMQ; encoded by the exons CCCTACAGGAGAAAAGATCCGAAGCAAAGTTGAGCTGACTCGATACCTGGGCCCTGCATGCGACCTTACCCTGTTTGACTTCAGACAAGGCATCTTATGCCATCCCATTCCCAAG acCCATCCCTTGGCTATTCccagcaagaagaaaaagaaatcttctaAACCAACCAAGACTAAGAAACAACAAGTAGGGCCACAGAGAAGTGAGGTCAGGAGAGAGACTCCACAGGGCAAAAATAGGACCACTACTGCCACAACTTTAGCTTCATTAGCTGTGTCTGCGTCGACCTCTGCTTTTGCGTCTGCATCTGCGTCTGCGTCTGCGTCTGCGTCTGCATCTGCACCTGCACCTGG GAGCTGTGAGAATTGTGGAATCCAGTTGTCATGGGATAGTATCAAAAGGCAGAGACTCAGGACATTGTGCAAAGACTGCCGAG cACAGAGAACTGCCTTCAACCGAGAACAGAGAATGTTTAAG CGAATTGGCTGTGGGAACTGCACAGCTTGCTTGCTGAAGAAAGACTGCGGGGTCTGCTCCACCTGTTGCCTGCAGCTGCCCAGTGATGTGGCCCTGGGGCTTCTCTGCAAGTGTGAGCAAAGACGCTGCCTACGGATTGTGGAGAGG AGCCGAGGGTGTGGCGTGTGTCGGGGTTGTCAGACCCAAGAGGACTGTGGCCATTGCCACATCTGCCTTCGCTCTCCCCGCCCTGGTCTCAAGCGCCAGTGGAGGTGTTTGCAACGGCGCTGTTTTTGG CACGTTGCTCATCGCTTCCAAGGCCACCCTCAAGGATGTCAGCAGTGCCCTCCCCACGTTGCGGTATCCCCCACT GGCAAACGTGATTCTAGTAAGAGAGGCTCCAAAGTAGCTCCTCGGCGTCACTCCCAAGCCCCGCCACTTCCTCCACATCCtgcatcccagcacccagagccCACAGAGCTG CACATCAGCGCCGTAGCACCCACCTCACCTGCTGAGTTCATCTATTACTGTGTAGACGAGGACGAGCTA CAGCCCTACACGAACCAGCGGCAGAACCGCAAGTGTGGGGCCTGTGCAGCCTGCCTACGGCGGATGGACTGTGGCCACTGCGACTTCTGCTGTGACAAGCCCAAATTCGGGGGCAGCAACCACAAGCGCCAGAAGTGTCGTTGGCGCCAGTGCCTGCAGTTTGCCATG AAGCGCCTGCTGCCCAGTACTGGGTCAGGGTCTGCGGAGGGAGCAGGATTGCCTCCACATCATAATCGAAAGAGGCCTGCTTCTGCTGGACAACTCCGACTGAACTCTCCCTTAAAGGCTGTGGTCACAACTCCCCCAGGCCCTGTCCAAGGTTCAAGAAAGAGGCAGTTGGGTACAGGCTCTGTACAGCCCCAACCTGACACAGACCTTGTGGTTTTACAAGAGGATACCAGCAGTCTCATGCAGGTGCCTGGCACTGCTGCATCTTCCACAGAAGTCCCAGTGCAC GAGGCCCAGTGCTCTGCCTCCAGTTGGGTTGTGACCTTACCCCAGGTGAAGCAAGAGAAGGCGGATGCCCCAGAGGAGTGGACAGCAGTCACCACCTTCCTGACTTCTTCCACGTTGCAGTCTGGCTTCGCTGGCAAG GCGGCAGACCCAGACCTTCCACCTGTGAAACAAGAGCCCCCTGGCCCtgaggagaatggagaagagaacaaagattatGTCTCTGAATCAGCTCCAGCAGAGGAGATAGGAGGAGCTGGCACACCAGTG ATCACGGAGATTTTCAGCCTGGGTGGAACCCGCCTCCGAGATGCAGAAGCCTGGTTGCCAAG ATCCAAGGACCTTAAAAAACCTGAAACTAAAATGCAGTAG
- the LOC116087347 gene encoding methyl-CpG-binding domain protein 1 isoform X8, which yields MAEAWQDCPALGPGWKRRVAFRKSGASCGRSDIYYQSPTGEKIRSKVELTRYLGPACDLTLFDFRQGILCHPIPKTHPLAIPSKKKKKSSKPTKTKKQQVGPQRSEVRRETPQGKNRTTTATTLASLAVSASTSAFASASASASASASASAPAPGSCENCGIQLSWDSIKRQRLRTLCKDCRAQRTAFNREQRMFKRIGCGNCTACLLKKDCGVCSTCCLQLPSDVALGLLCKCEQRRCLRIVERSRGCGVCRGCQTQEDCGHCHICLRSPRPGLKRQWRCLQRRCFWGKRDSSKRGSKVAPRRHSQAPPLPPHPASQHPEPTELHISAVAPTSPAEFIYYCVDEDELQPYTNQRQNRKCGACAACLRRMDCGHCDFCCDKPKFGGSNHKRQKCRWRQCLQFAMKRLLPSTGSGSAEGAGLPPHHNRKRPASAGQLRLNSPLKAVVTTPPGPVQGSRKRQLGTGSVQPQPDTDLVVLQEDTSSLMQVPGTAASSTEVPVHEAQCSASSWVVTLPQVKQEKADAPEEWTAVTTFLTSSTLQSGFAGKAADPDLPPVKQEPPGPEENGEENKDYVSESAPAEEIGGAGTPVITEIFSLGGTRLRDAEAWLPRLHKLLAVNENEYFTELQLKEEVL from the exons CCCTACAGGAGAAAAGATCCGAAGCAAAGTTGAGCTGACTCGATACCTGGGCCCTGCATGCGACCTTACCCTGTTTGACTTCAGACAAGGCATCTTATGCCATCCCATTCCCAAG acCCATCCCTTGGCTATTCccagcaagaagaaaaagaaatcttctaAACCAACCAAGACTAAGAAACAACAAGTAGGGCCACAGAGAAGTGAGGTCAGGAGAGAGACTCCACAGGGCAAAAATAGGACCACTACTGCCACAACTTTAGCTTCATTAGCTGTGTCTGCGTCGACCTCTGCTTTTGCGTCTGCATCTGCGTCTGCGTCTGCGTCTGCGTCTGCATCTGCACCTGCACCTGG GAGCTGTGAGAATTGTGGAATCCAGTTGTCATGGGATAGTATCAAAAGGCAGAGACTCAGGACATTGTGCAAAGACTGCCGAG cACAGAGAACTGCCTTCAACCGAGAACAGAGAATGTTTAAG CGAATTGGCTGTGGGAACTGCACAGCTTGCTTGCTGAAGAAAGACTGCGGGGTCTGCTCCACCTGTTGCCTGCAGCTGCCCAGTGATGTGGCCCTGGGGCTTCTCTGCAAGTGTGAGCAAAGACGCTGCCTACGGATTGTGGAGAGG AGCCGAGGGTGTGGCGTGTGTCGGGGTTGTCAGACCCAAGAGGACTGTGGCCATTGCCACATCTGCCTTCGCTCTCCCCGCCCTGGTCTCAAGCGCCAGTGGAGGTGTTTGCAACGGCGCTGTTTTTGG GGCAAACGTGATTCTAGTAAGAGAGGCTCCAAAGTAGCTCCTCGGCGTCACTCCCAAGCCCCGCCACTTCCTCCACATCCtgcatcccagcacccagagccCACAGAGCTG CACATCAGCGCCGTAGCACCCACCTCACCTGCTGAGTTCATCTATTACTGTGTAGACGAGGACGAGCTA CAGCCCTACACGAACCAGCGGCAGAACCGCAAGTGTGGGGCCTGTGCAGCCTGCCTACGGCGGATGGACTGTGGCCACTGCGACTTCTGCTGTGACAAGCCCAAATTCGGGGGCAGCAACCACAAGCGCCAGAAGTGTCGTTGGCGCCAGTGCCTGCAGTTTGCCATG AAGCGCCTGCTGCCCAGTACTGGGTCAGGGTCTGCGGAGGGAGCAGGATTGCCTCCACATCATAATCGAAAGAGGCCTGCTTCTGCTGGACAACTCCGACTGAACTCTCCCTTAAAGGCTGTGGTCACAACTCCCCCAGGCCCTGTCCAAGGTTCAAGAAAGAGGCAGTTGGGTACAGGCTCTGTACAGCCCCAACCTGACACAGACCTTGTGGTTTTACAAGAGGATACCAGCAGTCTCATGCAGGTGCCTGGCACTGCTGCATCTTCCACAGAAGTCCCAGTGCAC GAGGCCCAGTGCTCTGCCTCCAGTTGGGTTGTGACCTTACCCCAGGTGAAGCAAGAGAAGGCGGATGCCCCAGAGGAGTGGACAGCAGTCACCACCTTCCTGACTTCTTCCACGTTGCAGTCTGGCTTCGCTGGCAAG GCGGCAGACCCAGACCTTCCACCTGTGAAACAAGAGCCCCCTGGCCCtgaggagaatggagaagagaacaaagattatGTCTCTGAATCAGCTCCAGCAGAGGAGATAGGAGGAGCTGGCACACCAGTG ATCACGGAGATTTTCAGCCTGGGTGGAACCCGCCTCCGAGATGCAGAAGCCTGGTTGCCAAG gCTACATAAACTGTTAGCagtaaatgaaaatgagtattttacTGAGCTGCAGTTGAAAGAAGAAGTATTGTAG